From Candidatus Zixiibacteriota bacterium, a single genomic window includes:
- a CDS encoding saccharopine dehydrogenase C-terminal domain-containing protein, with the protein MRILILGAGMMARGAVFDLLRNRAVESIAVADSSTEALRHLVSRFDDDRVRPVSFDAHNRQRVDELMRNADGAFCAVHYGFNAAFTDAAIAAGTHMVDLGGNNDIVNAQLARNNDAQATNITIIPDCGLAPGMASVLVAWGLRRFAWADSVKIRVGGLPANPKEPFSYERLFSVEGLINEYVEPPVMLRDGRIVTGEPLGDLETCEFDQPVGLLEAFNTSGGTSTLPQTYGRRLKNLDYKTLRYPGHAGAMRWLMHLGLFSSDSVTIDGHPVIPRRLTAHQIAARVPIGEQDRTVVRVEFSGAGKTHRLDIIDECDPSNGLTSMMRMTAFPASIILQMICDGRITTRGVVPQETAVDPDAFVAELTQREIDIWGV; encoded by the coding sequence TTGCGCATCCTGATTCTCGGCGCCGGAATGATGGCGCGCGGCGCAGTCTTCGATCTGCTGCGAAATCGTGCGGTTGAGTCGATAGCGGTCGCCGATTCGTCCACTGAGGCGCTCAGGCATCTTGTCTCCCGTTTCGATGACGACCGTGTCCGGCCGGTGTCATTCGATGCTCACAACCGTCAACGCGTCGATGAACTGATGCGCAATGCCGATGGCGCCTTCTGCGCCGTCCACTACGGCTTCAATGCCGCGTTCACCGATGCGGCCATCGCCGCGGGAACCCACATGGTCGACCTGGGCGGCAACAACGACATCGTTAATGCGCAACTGGCCCGCAACAACGACGCGCAGGCGACAAACATCACGATCATCCCGGACTGCGGCCTGGCGCCGGGCATGGCCAGCGTGCTGGTCGCCTGGGGATTGAGGCGATTCGCCTGGGCCGACTCGGTCAAGATCCGGGTCGGTGGACTGCCAGCCAACCCGAAGGAACCGTTTTCGTATGAACGGCTCTTTTCGGTCGAGGGGTTGATCAACGAGTATGTCGAGCCGCCGGTGATGCTGCGCGATGGCCGGATCGTCACCGGGGAGCCATTGGGCGATCTGGAGACATGCGAATTCGATCAACCGGTGGGATTACTCGAAGCATTTAACACGTCGGGCGGAACGTCGACTCTCCCGCAGACCTATGGCCGTCGTCTTAAGAACCTCGACTACAAGACCCTGCGCTACCCCGGCCATGCGGGCGCGATGCGCTGGCTGATGCATCTGGGTTTGTTCTCGTCGGATTCGGTGACCATCGACGGGCATCCCGTCATCCCACGCCGACTGACGGCGCATCAGATCGCCGCGCGTGTTCCGATCGGCGAGCAGGACCGGACAGTGGTCCGAGTCGAGTTTTCCGGCGCGGGAAAGACGCACCGACTCGACATCATCGACGAATGCGACCCGTCCAACGGCCTGACATCGATGATGCGCATGACCGCATTCCCGGCGTCGATCATCCTGCAGATGATCTGCGACGGCCGCATCACGACGCGCGGCGTCGTCCCGCAGGAAACCGCAGTCGATCCCGATGCCTTTGTCGCGGAGCTGACTCAACGTGAGATTGATATTTGGGGTGTGTGA
- a CDS encoding VOC family protein — protein sequence MELGAFSISLAVKDIEASRGFYEKFGFTVFAGDASQNWLILKNGDHVIGLFQGMFEKNILTFNPGWDSNAEKLASFTDVRELQRRLEAKGVKLQQRADDSTTGPASFVAVDPDGNPVLVDQHV from the coding sequence ATGGAACTGGGCGCGTTTTCGATCAGCTTGGCTGTCAAAGATATCGAGGCTTCGAGAGGGTTCTACGAAAAGTTCGGGTTCACCGTATTCGCCGGAGATGCCTCGCAGAACTGGCTCATCCTGAAAAACGGCGATCATGTCATCGGGTTGTTCCAGGGGATGTTCGAAAAGAACATTCTCACCTTCAACCCCGGCTGGGACAGCAATGCTGAGAAGCTCGCCTCTTTCACCGATGTTCGCGAACTGCAGCGCCGGCTGGAAGCCAAAGGAGTGAAGTTACAGCAACGGGCGGACGACAGCACAACGGGGCCGGCCAGCTTCGTCGCCGTGGACCCTGACGGAAACCCGGTCCTTGTCGATCAGCACGTGTGA
- a CDS encoding GNAT family N-acetyltransferase, with protein sequence MATVVRYPSLKTDRLVLRGFIPEDAPRVQALAGNRAVAATTALIPHPYPDGEAERWIETHNKEYGEGRSVTFAVTLRGSGELIGACSLTLCGRHKRAEIGFWIGEPYWGFGYATEAARAVIAFGFARGLNRIFAEHYHVNPASGRVLQKAGMTHEGTNRQHMIKWGKPMDCEVYGILASEWKCGS encoded by the coding sequence ATGGCCACGGTCGTCCGATACCCGAGCCTGAAAACGGATCGTCTCGTTCTGCGAGGTTTCATACCAGAGGACGCTCCGCGTGTTCAAGCGCTGGCAGGCAATCGCGCAGTCGCTGCGACTACGGCGCTCATTCCACATCCGTATCCCGATGGGGAGGCCGAACGCTGGATCGAAACACACAACAAGGAATATGGAGAGGGCAGGAGCGTCACTTTCGCGGTGACTCTGCGTGGCAGCGGGGAATTGATCGGAGCATGCAGCCTGACACTGTGCGGTAGACACAAGCGTGCAGAGATTGGTTTCTGGATTGGGGAGCCGTATTGGGGATTCGGTTATGCCACCGAAGCTGCACGTGCCGTAATCGCATTCGGTTTCGCACGGGGTCTCAACCGAATCTTTGCTGAACATTACCACGTCAATCCCGCCTCAGGTCGTGTATTACAAAAGGCGGGCATGACGCACGAAGGCACCAATCGTCAGCACATGATTAAATGGGGCAAACCGATGGACTGCGAGGTGTACGGCATACTCGCGAGCGAGTGGAAGTGCGGCTCTTAA